A genomic segment from Mucilaginibacter terrenus encodes:
- a CDS encoding polysaccharide pyruvyl transferase family protein has translation MNNKSAISLKIGVLTFHRCINYGSYWQSRCLAEGLQERGHEVEILDHHSSRVNFSEWKCGLQPVLPTPVPAGDRPLYREKMEKFFKLFDKMPLSKPFPLDDPSKMEEYDVVVVGSDEVWNLSHPWYSYCPLFYGDGLRAKHLISYAASFGNYSSSWGLDPDWAKKLYNFDNISVRDDNSATIVKNALGVEPAFVLDPCLQFPINADKRDLSNIKQPFAAVYGHNFSDFFIKEVKAWAERTGTPLISIGYRNDWADEQWLTADPHDFANFIALSQCVITNFFHGCVFALNNAKPFVCELSTYRSNKVQGLMKTVGGEKHLIADGTAAHVYSARLSEPLDEQIFENIRELQKQSNDFLDEALTLKTAELS, from the coding sequence TTGAACAACAAATCCGCTATTTCCCTTAAAATAGGTGTGCTTACATTTCACCGGTGTATAAATTACGGCAGTTACTGGCAATCCCGCTGCCTTGCAGAAGGTCTGCAGGAACGAGGTCATGAGGTTGAGATTCTTGATCATCACTCCAGCCGCGTAAACTTTTCTGAATGGAAATGCGGCCTGCAACCCGTTCTACCAACGCCGGTACCTGCTGGCGACAGGCCTCTTTATCGCGAAAAAATGGAGAAGTTCTTTAAGTTGTTTGATAAAATGCCATTATCAAAACCTTTCCCGCTGGATGATCCGTCTAAAATGGAAGAATATGATGTTGTTGTAGTTGGCAGTGATGAGGTCTGGAACCTGTCTCACCCATGGTATAGCTACTGCCCTTTGTTTTATGGCGATGGGTTAAGAGCAAAGCACCTGATATCTTACGCAGCCAGTTTTGGAAATTACTCTTCTTCGTGGGGGTTAGACCCCGACTGGGCAAAGAAGCTTTATAATTTTGACAACATTTCCGTTCGGGACGATAACTCAGCTACTATTGTTAAAAATGCACTCGGTGTTGAGCCTGCCTTTGTGCTGGATCCATGCCTGCAGTTCCCAATTAATGCCGATAAACGGGATCTAAGCAATATCAAACAACCATTTGCAGCTGTATACGGCCATAACTTTTCAGACTTTTTCATAAAAGAAGTAAAGGCCTGGGCTGAACGTACCGGCACGCCGTTAATCAGCATAGGCTATCGTAATGATTGGGCCGATGAGCAGTGGTTAACAGCAGATCCGCACGATTTCGCGAACTTCATTGCCTTATCACAATGTGTTATCACTAACTTTTTCCATGGTTGCGTTTTCGCACTTAATAACGCAAAGCCGTTTGTGTGTGAACTATCTACCTACCGTAGCAATAAAGTGCAGGGACTAATGAAAACTGTTGGCGGCGAAAAGCACCTTATAGCTGATGGCACTGCTGCACATGTATACAGCGCACGCCTGTCAGAACCTTTAGACGAGCAGATATTCGAGAATATACGTGAGTTGCAGAAGCAGTCGAATGACTTTCTTGATGAAGCTTTGACACTTAAAACGGCAGAGCTTTCATGA
- a CDS encoding Coenzyme F420 hydrogenase/dehydrogenase, beta subunit C-terminal domain: MSGLVSPRDIVKSGLCIGCGSCVAQALTEDISVRMKFDAHGELKPEGPQEWFERATEQFTATCPFSPMAKNEDDLSSVLFPAAPKHSSAIGRTQSNFVGHVAEQDFRINGSSGGMVTWVATELMRRGLIDGVAHVIATENPNEEGRFFKYRISRTEEEIRQGAKSRYYPVELSTVVDTIKNTPGRYAVVAVPCMIKAIQLLRQEDDILHDRIRFTLGLFCGHMKSARFAESFALQLNVPIERVEQVEYRYKYPDRPANWYNAMLKLDDGRMLNQDWWHLKDGDWGAGFFMNSACNFCDDVVAETADISFGDAWVEPYSSDGKGTNVVVVRSPLIEQIVSEAIQTQRLQLQEVDNEFIENTQAAGLRQRREGLAYRLTWAAKGIQPVKRVKADAKRPAPDRKRIYRVRFNISKWSHKFFWLSRKMGVPAIYLGWARLVAAFYHGVAYHQGKKSEMMTRFKQLGE; the protein is encoded by the coding sequence ATGAGTGGCCTGGTGAGTCCGAGAGACATTGTAAAATCCGGATTATGCATTGGCTGCGGGAGTTGCGTTGCGCAAGCATTAACCGAGGATATAAGTGTCAGAATGAAGTTTGATGCTCATGGGGAGCTAAAGCCAGAAGGCCCGCAGGAGTGGTTTGAACGGGCGACTGAGCAATTCACCGCCACCTGTCCGTTTTCGCCAATGGCCAAAAATGAAGACGATTTATCGTCGGTTCTTTTTCCTGCTGCACCCAAACACAGCAGTGCAATAGGCCGTACTCAAAGCAACTTTGTGGGCCACGTTGCCGAGCAGGATTTTCGCATAAACGGCAGTTCTGGCGGAATGGTAACATGGGTTGCCACAGAACTAATGCGACGTGGGTTAATAGATGGGGTAGCGCATGTTATTGCTACCGAAAACCCGAACGAAGAAGGTCGCTTTTTTAAATATCGTATCTCCCGCACCGAAGAGGAAATCCGACAGGGGGCAAAGTCACGTTATTACCCGGTTGAGCTATCAACCGTTGTGGATACAATCAAGAATACACCGGGGCGTTATGCTGTGGTTGCTGTACCCTGTATGATTAAGGCCATTCAGCTCCTCCGCCAGGAAGATGATATTCTACATGATCGTATACGTTTTACCCTTGGCTTGTTTTGCGGGCACATGAAAAGCGCACGCTTTGCTGAGAGTTTTGCTTTGCAACTGAACGTACCAATAGAAAGGGTTGAGCAGGTAGAGTACCGGTATAAATATCCTGATCGCCCGGCCAACTGGTACAATGCGATGCTAAAGCTTGACGACGGACGAATGTTAAACCAGGATTGGTGGCATTTAAAAGATGGCGACTGGGGTGCGGGATTCTTCATGAACTCGGCATGCAATTTTTGCGATGATGTGGTAGCCGAAACTGCCGATATCTCTTTTGGAGATGCTTGGGTAGAGCCATACTCATCAGACGGGAAGGGCACAAACGTAGTGGTTGTTCGTTCGCCATTAATTGAGCAAATTGTTTCGGAGGCGATACAAACACAGCGGTTACAGCTACAGGAAGTTGATAATGAGTTTATAGAGAACACCCAAGCGGCGGGCTTAAGGCAACGACGAGAAGGCCTTGCATACCGGCTCACCTGGGCAGCAAAAGGAATTCAGCCTGTAAAACGAGTAAAAGCAGATGCTAAAAGGCCAGCACCCGATCGCAAAAGGATTTATCGCGTTCGCTTCAACATCTCCAAATGGAGCCACAAATTCTTTTGGTTAAGCAGGAAGATGGGCGTACCCGCGATTTATTTAGGATGGGCACGTTTAGTGGCTGCCTTTTATCATGGTGTAGCGTATCATCAGGGTAAAAAAAGTGAAATGATGACCCGCTTTAAGCAACTGGGCGAATAG
- a CDS encoding glycosyl hydrolase yields the protein MIEAVKFWNEPNNKSHWDFEVDPEWHIFSDMVKLAANAVKTENPGITRVLGGMSPIDTAFLQRLKERGTLDDLDAVAVHGFPLDWNHWNINEWPDKIAEIEAVTDLPVWVTEVGISTFGAEEVQEFGFRRTAELLSGRVDRVHWYSLYDLPKAWEATTRHREAEGSSYYRHFYMGILHEDGTPKLAAKHFSDYTPEFGICQWFHFEDHRLEPAVEWLRKLGVKRLRTGLSWADYLRPDATRWFDKMMKALEEFDLTVTFCFTPESKGIRPHHTSAPQNIQEYADFCVEMMKRYA from the coding sequence ATGATTGAAGCAGTTAAATTCTGGAACGAACCAAATAATAAATCACACTGGGATTTCGAGGTCGATCCGGAGTGGCACATTTTTTCTGACATGGTTAAGCTGGCAGCTAATGCCGTTAAAACCGAAAACCCTGGGATTACGCGGGTGCTTGGCGGCATGTCGCCGATTGATACTGCATTTCTACAACGGTTAAAAGAACGAGGCACTCTTGACGATTTAGACGCTGTAGCAGTACATGGCTTTCCGTTGGATTGGAATCACTGGAATATAAACGAGTGGCCGGATAAAATAGCCGAAATTGAAGCTGTTACAGATCTGCCGGTGTGGGTTACGGAAGTTGGGATATCAACATTTGGAGCTGAAGAAGTACAGGAGTTTGGCTTCAGGCGTACTGCAGAGTTACTTAGCGGCAGGGTTGACCGCGTACATTGGTACAGCCTTTATGATTTGCCAAAAGCCTGGGAGGCAACTACACGGCATCGCGAAGCTGAAGGATCATCGTACTACAGACACTTTTACATGGGCATACTGCATGAAGATGGCACGCCAAAGCTTGCAGCAAAGCACTTTTCTGATTATACACCAGAGTTTGGCATTTGCCAATGGTTCCATTTTGAAGATCACCGGCTGGAGCCAGCTGTAGAGTGGCTTCGCAAGCTAGGTGTTAAGCGCCTGCGTACCGGATTAAGCTGGGCAGATTATTTAAGACCGGACGCAACGCGTTGGTTTGATAAGATGATGAAAGCGCTTGAGGAGTTTGACCTTACCGTTACTTTTTGCTTTACCCCAGAATCTAAAGGAATAAGACCACATCACACCAGCGCTCCGCAGAACATACAAGAGTACGCAGACTTTTGCGTGGAGATGATGAAGCGATATGCATAA
- a CDS encoding TIGR04290 family methyltransferase, producing the protein MNNLTTSSTSELTTERIQEDVKKLGKWFHNIDLNGVKTAPDHFLGDYPNIKFKNFADAIPQDLTGKSVLDIGCNAGFYSIEMKRRGASRVLGLDSDEQYLAQARYAAKVLDADIEFRNMSVYDVGSLGEKFDIVIFMGVLYHLRHPLLALDLLYDNVVGDMLIFQSMQRGSDQVQPVEADYNFWNTQIFESRDFPQMYFIEHRYSQDPTNWWIPNRSGMEAMLRSAGFEIVQHPELEVYICKRGNLIDNQPRAVYPKK; encoded by the coding sequence ATGAATAATCTTACAACCTCTTCAACGTCGGAACTAACGACTGAAAGAATTCAGGAAGATGTTAAGAAGCTTGGCAAGTGGTTCCATAACATTGATCTTAACGGGGTAAAAACCGCACCGGATCATTTCCTTGGAGACTATCCCAACATAAAGTTCAAGAATTTCGCAGATGCTATTCCGCAAGATCTTACCGGTAAATCAGTTTTGGATATCGGGTGTAACGCCGGGTTCTATTCTATAGAGATGAAGCGCAGGGGTGCCAGCCGCGTACTTGGTTTAGATTCCGACGAGCAATACCTGGCACAGGCCCGTTATGCAGCAAAGGTATTGGATGCTGATATTGAGTTCAGGAACATGTCTGTTTACGACGTGGGTTCACTGGGTGAAAAGTTTGATATAGTGATATTTATGGGCGTGCTTTATCACTTAAGGCATCCGCTGCTGGCCCTTGACCTTTTATATGACAATGTAGTTGGCGATATGCTGATATTCCAGTCTATGCAGCGCGGAAGCGATCAGGTTCAGCCGGTTGAAGCTGATTATAACTTCTGGAATACGCAAATATTTGAAAGCCGCGATTTCCCCCAGATGTACTTTATAGAACACCGTTATTCGCAGGATCCTACCAATTGGTGGATACCTAATCGCTCCGGTATGGAGGCTATGCTCAGGAGTGCTGGTTTCGAGATTGTTCAACACCCGGAACTGGAGGTGTATATATGCAAAAGAGGCAATTTAATTGATAATCAGCCGCGGGCGGTTTACCCCAAAAAATAA
- a CDS encoding MDR/zinc-dependent alcohol dehydrogenase-like family protein: METATQTEQIIDTTAPLMTALEITSPKQITVKHIPLPEPADDEVRIKMEGCGLCASNLPVWEGREWFTYPVQAGNPGHEGWGVVDAIGKNVTDYQPGERVAAITFNAFAEYDVTKASNLIRLPAELNDVPFPAEPLGCAMNIFDRSDIRAGQTIAIIGVGFLGALLVQLAHSAGAKVIALARKDSALNLAKELGADEVIKLDDHWQIIEKVKELTNGNFCERVIEATGKQWPLDLAAELTAVRGKLIIAGYHQDGMRQVNVQLWNWRGIDVINAHERDPEEYLKGMRNAVQAVKDGVITPQRLLTHVFSATDLQKAFETHHQNPEGFVKALITFNNR, from the coding sequence ATGGAAACAGCAACGCAAACAGAACAAATAATAGATACAACGGCGCCGTTAATGACGGCTTTGGAGATTACTAGTCCGAAACAAATCACTGTTAAGCATATACCCTTACCAGAACCAGCCGATGATGAGGTAAGGATTAAAATGGAAGGATGCGGATTGTGCGCATCAAACCTCCCGGTGTGGGAAGGCCGCGAGTGGTTTACCTACCCTGTACAAGCAGGAAACCCGGGTCATGAAGGCTGGGGTGTGGTTGACGCAATAGGTAAGAATGTTACCGATTATCAACCGGGCGAGCGCGTTGCCGCAATAACCTTTAATGCTTTTGCCGAATACGATGTTACAAAGGCAAGCAATCTGATTCGTTTACCAGCAGAGTTAAATGATGTGCCTTTCCCGGCCGAGCCGTTAGGCTGCGCTATGAACATCTTTGACCGGAGTGATATCCGAGCCGGGCAAACCATTGCCATAATCGGCGTAGGGTTTTTGGGTGCACTACTGGTACAGCTTGCTCACAGCGCCGGTGCAAAAGTTATCGCCTTAGCCAGAAAAGACTCGGCGTTGAATTTAGCCAAAGAGCTGGGGGCTGATGAAGTAATTAAGCTTGACGATCATTGGCAGATAATAGAGAAGGTAAAAGAACTTACCAACGGGAACTTTTGCGAACGGGTGATTGAAGCCACCGGCAAACAGTGGCCACTTGATCTTGCTGCTGAGCTAACCGCAGTGCGCGGGAAGTTGATTATTGCAGGCTATCACCAGGATGGCATGCGCCAGGTGAATGTGCAGCTGTGGAACTGGCGCGGAATTGATGTAATAAATGCCCATGAGCGCGATCCGGAAGAATACTTAAAAGGAATGCGCAATGCTGTGCAAGCCGTTAAGGATGGCGTGATTACGCCACAACGGTTGCTTACGCATGTTTTCAGTGCAACCGATCTTCAAAAAGCGTTTGAAACACATCATCAAAATCCCGAAGGCTTTGTAAAAGCACTCATCACATTTAATAACCGGTAA
- a CDS encoding GDP-mannose 4,6-dehydratase — MKEPKLKVLNDANQHTTLITGGAGFVGTNLADTLLSEGKSVIIYDNLSRNGVEKNLQWLRDKYSSNLKIEIADVRNETALKEAVNAADAVYHFAAQVAVTTSCVDPILDFEVNARGTLNLLEAIRLSEKQPPLVFTSTNKVYGDLDDLKVVLKGNRYEPENAEVAADGVSEDRPVEFHSPYGCSKGAADAYILDYARTFGLKAVIFRMSCIYGPHQFGTEDQGWVAHFLISALEGKPLTIYGDGKQVRDILYVTDLIKAMKIAQENMPELTGKAFNIGGGVDNTVSLLELTNMIEELHGDTVDIDFGDWRPGDQRYYVSDIRKFKTQGNWAPGVSAYQGIENLYNWLSETRSSFKTQKVYSGQTR, encoded by the coding sequence TTGAAAGAACCAAAGCTTAAAGTACTGAACGATGCCAATCAGCATACTACTTTAATCACCGGAGGCGCAGGTTTTGTTGGAACTAATCTTGCTGATACCCTTTTATCGGAAGGAAAATCAGTCATTATTTACGACAATCTTTCCAGAAATGGAGTTGAAAAAAACCTGCAATGGCTGCGAGATAAGTATAGCTCTAACCTCAAAATTGAAATTGCAGATGTAAGGAATGAGACTGCGCTGAAAGAGGCTGTAAATGCTGCTGACGCTGTTTATCATTTTGCCGCGCAAGTGGCAGTTACGACAAGCTGTGTTGATCCTATTCTTGATTTTGAAGTAAATGCACGTGGAACGCTTAACCTTTTAGAGGCTATTCGTTTATCTGAAAAACAACCTCCGCTTGTATTTACATCAACCAACAAAGTTTACGGGGATCTCGATGACCTAAAGGTTGTTTTAAAAGGCAATCGTTATGAGCCAGAAAACGCTGAAGTAGCTGCCGACGGTGTATCAGAAGACCGCCCCGTGGAGTTCCACAGCCCATATGGCTGCTCAAAAGGAGCGGCTGATGCTTACATACTCGACTACGCCCGCACCTTTGGTTTAAAAGCAGTAATCTTCAGAATGAGCTGTATTTACGGGCCGCACCAGTTTGGCACAGAAGATCAGGGATGGGTTGCCCACTTCCTTATTAGTGCGCTGGAAGGAAAGCCACTTACTATTTACGGCGACGGTAAACAGGTAAGAGACATCCTATATGTAACAGACCTGATCAAGGCTATGAAAATAGCGCAGGAGAACATGCCCGAGCTTACCGGCAAAGCTTTCAACATTGGCGGAGGTGTAGACAATACTGTAAGCTTACTCGAGCTTACCAACATGATAGAAGAATTGCATGGCGATACGGTAGACATAGACTTTGGTGATTGGCGCCCCGGCGACCAACGCTACTATGTTTCTGATATTCGCAAGTTTAAAACTCAAGGCAACTGGGCTCCGGGAGTATCTGCCTATCAGGGTATAGAGAACTTATATAATTGGCTATCTGAAACCAGGAGCTCTTTCAAAACTCAAAAAGTATACTCGGGGCAAACACGTTAA
- a CDS encoding histidine phosphatase family protein: MTKILLVRHAVTNLTGTHLLGRTPGVPLSKQGMVQAESLAKKLSVAGASAVFSSPIQRVEETARPIAQALNLTCNILGDLQELDFGDWTNKTISELEGDEQFKLFNTFRSGTRIPGGELMLEAQTRIVSALERLRNEHVNDTIIVVSHSDIIKAALAFYLGMPIDMMQRIEISPASVSVLELYPETARVTLLNDISDL; the protein is encoded by the coding sequence ATGACCAAAATTTTACTTGTACGCCATGCAGTAACAAATCTTACCGGAACTCACCTGCTTGGACGCACGCCGGGGGTACCTTTAAGTAAGCAAGGAATGGTACAGGCTGAGTCTTTGGCAAAGAAGTTATCAGTTGCCGGCGCCTCTGCTGTTTTTAGCAGCCCCATACAGCGGGTAGAGGAAACAGCAAGGCCGATTGCCCAAGCATTAAACCTTACCTGTAACATCCTTGGGGATTTACAAGAACTGGATTTTGGCGACTGGACAAACAAAACCATTTCAGAACTTGAAGGTGATGAGCAATTTAAGCTCTTTAATACCTTCCGCAGCGGCACCCGCATTCCGGGTGGGGAGTTGATGCTGGAAGCGCAGACCCGCATAGTATCTGCCTTAGAGAGGTTGCGCAACGAGCATGTTAATGACACCATAATAGTAGTAAGCCACTCCGACATCATAAAAGCTGCTTTGGCTTTTTACCTGGGTATGCCTATAGATATGATGCAGCGCATCGAGATCAGCCCGGCATCGGTATCGGTACTGGAGTTGTATCCGGAAACAGCGCGCGTTACATTGTTAAATGACATCTCCGACCTTTAG
- a CDS encoding NAD-dependent epimerase/dehydratase family protein, with the protein MKNILITGGAGFIGSHLCDELINHGYSVRVLDSLISQVHGANAERPEYLNPQVELYVGDVRDKQAVLDALEGIDAVYHFAARVGVGQSMYEVNEYTDVNNRGTAVLLEALIQKPVKRLIVASSMSIYGEGLYTTQSGNVIEDAARPISQLKNSSWELTSNGETLTPIATPETKKPNLASVYALSKYDQEVMSLIFGKAYNIPTVALRFFNVYGTRQALSNPYTGVLAIFASRFLNNKAPIIFEDGEQKRDFVSVKDLVVACRLALEVEEAAYEVFNIGSGNSYTVREIAQKLSNTMGLQHIQPVATGEYRVGDIRHCFGDISKAKQVLGFEPQVKLEDGLDELAAWLEGQVAVDSVEEAKAELSARGLTV; encoded by the coding sequence ATGAAGAACATATTAATAACCGGCGGGGCCGGCTTTATCGGCTCACACCTTTGCGACGAACTAATTAATCACGGCTATTCTGTTCGTGTGTTGGATAGCTTGATATCACAAGTGCACGGCGCAAATGCGGAGCGTCCGGAATACCTTAACCCACAAGTTGAATTGTATGTTGGAGATGTGAGAGATAAACAAGCTGTTTTGGACGCACTGGAAGGCATTGACGCTGTTTACCATTTTGCAGCGCGTGTAGGTGTTGGACAGAGCATGTACGAGGTAAATGAGTACACCGATGTAAATAACCGCGGCACTGCCGTTTTGCTCGAAGCACTTATTCAAAAGCCCGTGAAGCGCCTGATTGTTGCTTCAAGCATGAGCATTTACGGCGAGGGTTTATACACCACTCAGTCAGGCAACGTCATAGAAGATGCCGCCCGACCGATAAGCCAGTTAAAGAACAGTTCATGGGAGCTTACCTCTAACGGTGAGACGTTAACTCCAATAGCTACTCCGGAAACAAAAAAGCCTAACCTGGCATCAGTTTATGCCTTATCTAAATACGACCAGGAAGTAATGAGCCTTATTTTTGGTAAAGCTTACAACATTCCTACCGTTGCCCTGCGCTTTTTCAACGTTTATGGAACCCGTCAGGCATTATCAAACCCCTATACCGGTGTACTGGCAATATTTGCCTCAAGGTTCTTGAATAACAAAGCGCCTATCATCTTCGAAGACGGCGAGCAAAAAAGGGATTTTGTAAGCGTTAAAGATCTTGTTGTTGCCTGCCGTTTGGCGCTCGAAGTAGAAGAAGCGGCTTACGAAGTATTTAACATTGGTAGTGGCAACAGCTACACCGTAAGGGAAATAGCACAAAAGCTTAGCAATACCATGGGCTTGCAACATATTCAGCCGGTTGCTACGGGCGAATACCGGGTCGGCGACATCAGGCATTGTTTCGGCGATATCAGCAAAGCGAAGCAGGTATTAGGATTTGAACCACAGGTTAAGCTTGAAGACGGACTTGACGAGCTAGCTGCATGGCTGGAGGGACAAGTTGCTGTTGACAGTGTTGAAGAAGCAAAAGCAGAGCTGTCAGCGCGCGGACTTACCGTGTAA
- a CDS encoding OmpA/MotB family protein: MMKLQLTIPALFIAAVMVSSCVSSKKYKDLQASYDKLDSNTREMRGKYLLTERNFAVANGRITSLEEQLNSERANAKQLQDALSKCLNSSSQGNVNISKLVDEINASNKYIQQLVNAKNKSDSLNMVLTNNLTRSLSQQEMKDVDVKVLKGVVYISLADNMLYKSGSYEVNDQAGQTLSKIAKIIKDYSNYDVLIEGNTDNVPISQKNIRNNWDLSALRASSVVQVLQNNYQVDPKRLTAGGRGEYNPIADNSTPSGKAQNRRTQIIITPKLDQFMDLINKAPEKDAQK; encoded by the coding sequence ATTATGAAACTCCAACTAACAATTCCGGCGCTATTTATTGCGGCTGTAATGGTATCAAGTTGCGTAAGCTCCAAAAAGTACAAGGACCTACAGGCCAGTTATGACAAACTGGACAGCAATACACGCGAAATGCGCGGTAAATACTTATTAACAGAACGCAACTTTGCCGTAGCTAACGGCCGAATAACCAGCCTTGAAGAACAACTGAACTCCGAAAGGGCGAACGCCAAACAATTGCAGGATGCTTTAAGCAAGTGTTTGAACTCCAGCAGCCAGGGCAACGTAAATATATCTAAACTGGTTGATGAAATTAACGCGTCAAATAAATATATACAGCAGCTGGTTAATGCCAAGAACAAGAGCGACTCGCTTAACATGGTGCTTACCAATAACCTTACCCGCTCACTCAGTCAGCAGGAAATGAAGGATGTTGACGTGAAGGTGTTAAAAGGTGTGGTTTATATTTCCCTTGCAGACAACATGCTGTACAAATCCGGCAGCTACGAAGTGAATGACCAGGCCGGCCAAACCCTTAGCAAGATTGCTAAAATCATAAAAGACTACAGCAACTACGATGTGCTGATAGAAGGAAACACGGATAACGTGCCGATCTCACAAAAGAACATCCGTAACAACTGGGACCTGAGCGCACTCAGGGCGTCATCAGTAGTGCAGGTGTTGCAGAACAACTACCAGGTTGACCCGAAACGTTTAACAGCAGGCGGCCGTGGCGAGTATAACCCGATTGCCGATAACAGCACCCCAAGCGGCAAGGCGCAAAACAGGCGTACTCAAATTATCATCACCCCTAAGCTGGACCAGTTTATGGACCTGATTAATAAGGCACCTGAGAAAGACGCACAGAAATAA
- a CDS encoding glycosyltransferase family 9 protein, with protein sequence MANKQHLNNFVADQEHYDDVPDTWMKCMLRGDFKKAWQFSDKAMAEGVNRDINLPRHFQNIWDGTPLNGKRVLVRCYHGLGDTIQFIRYVPKLRQIAKEVIVWAQPALLDLLKSVNGIDRLIPLHDGAPDVEYDVDIEVMELPYIFRSTIETLPSEVPYLQVSPTILANNSHLSVGIVWRAGNWNPGRCLPFSAVKPLLDRHDVNFYILQDDAVNAGWDKSSGVHPGSFNLYDYARVISGLDLLITVDSMPAHLAGALNVPVWTLLHADPDWRWMSNGDYSPWYPSMRLFRQQEQGNWSSVVDRVSFELSKLVHASAIRPVA encoded by the coding sequence ATGGCAAACAAACAACATCTCAATAACTTTGTGGCAGATCAGGAACATTACGACGATGTTCCTGACACCTGGATGAAGTGCATGCTAAGAGGCGACTTTAAAAAGGCCTGGCAGTTTAGCGACAAGGCTATGGCTGAAGGGGTAAACCGCGATATTAACTTGCCGAGACATTTCCAAAATATTTGGGATGGTACCCCGCTGAATGGTAAGCGCGTACTGGTGCGGTGTTATCATGGTTTGGGAGATACGATACAGTTTATCAGGTATGTGCCTAAATTAAGGCAGATTGCTAAAGAGGTTATTGTATGGGCGCAACCCGCGCTGTTGGATTTGCTTAAGAGCGTAAACGGCATAGACCGGTTAATACCTTTACATGATGGTGCACCGGATGTAGAGTATGACGTTGATATAGAGGTAATGGAGTTGCCTTATATATTCCGGTCGACTATAGAAACGCTTCCTTCAGAGGTCCCTTATTTGCAAGTGTCGCCCACAATTTTAGCAAATAACAGCCATCTGTCAGTAGGCATTGTTTGGAGAGCTGGAAACTGGAACCCGGGCCGTTGCCTGCCTTTCTCTGCTGTTAAGCCGTTGCTGGACAGGCATGATGTCAACTTTTACATTCTGCAAGATGATGCGGTTAACGCCGGATGGGATAAATCATCAGGAGTTCACCCCGGAAGCTTTAATCTTTATGATTATGCCCGAGTTATTTCAGGCCTCGATCTGTTGATAACAGTGGACTCAATGCCGGCACATTTGGCAGGCGCATTAAATGTACCCGTATGGACATTGCTGCACGCTGATCCGGACTGGCGATGGATGAGCAATGGTGATTACAGCCCCTGGTATCCGTCAATGCGCTTATTCAGGCAGCAAGAACAAGGCAATTGGAGTTCCGTTGTAGACCGGGTTTCATTTGAGTTGAGCAAGCTCGTGCATGCGTCCGCTATTCGCCCAGTTGCTTAA